gtgcgctgctatagcctgttccaccggcggaagtgacaggtagcctctgttcttagcaccgtccagtgtggagaatgctggcgaaacagatgagcggattctcgccgagaatggagcgtcccaagctttcgccacaacgtgaagggggcgctggtgcagaccactcgaggccgagctggaggcggttctggtaggcgctgcggcgcagcggatgatgcaggcttcgagaaggatgccaggcgagtcctcagagtcaccataggcattaactcgcaatgaaggcatccgccgtcagcgagcgcgagcgctgcatggtcctcacccagacaggagacgcagatgacgtgacgatctccttcgctgagcggggctctgcacgagccgcacgagggcatctttaaaaagacacagctcttttgtgaatgtgcgtcgcagggcgaacacacacacaggatataacagatcaaggatgtaaaggatatgggcgccggatagcgcagcaggaacggcagtggaaggcggcgatgccagcagcttcagaatggctcgtcctgctgatatgctcttccagacggcgcttgcttcctcgtgatccagcgatgcgtgagcttcgctgaagagatgaaaaatcaggtgagtcagtcttttcgagctccttttataggttgggccacacccgtttcggcgggaagtggcaagaagggcgcgacattattggtctgatgttgcatcagcctgcgctcgataggctgtgcagctgccgcagaacaagccaatgagcgaacgagccgtctcgcctatggctgtatactgctgcaaatgcgctttacaaaaatacaaaattaaggataattttttgcttcagtatttcgtgaaagagacttttcccgtagcatcttagctgagacgcagtacgagagagctctcgtaagagaacttgccCATTGAATTTGCCCCAGACCAAAATATCTTCTTCCGTTACTGAATATCagtcattttcttattttatatatcacCTGAGACATTTAAGAAGACACATTTGAGATTAAGTGTACATCTGAGTATGTATAtgtaagtcgtggcctaatggttagagagtcggactcccaatcgaaaggttgtgagttcgagtcccgggctggcaggaattgtgggtggggggagtgcatgtacagttctctctccaccctcaataccacgacttaggtgcccttgagcaaggcatcgaacccccaactgctccccgggtgccgcagcataaatggctgcccactgctccgggtgtgtgctcacagtgtgtgtgtgttcactgctatggggtgtgtgcatttcggatgggttaaatgcagagcacaaattctgagtatgggtcaccatacttggctgaatgtcacttcacttcactatatGTATGTAGGGGAGAATTTAAAAAGCATCCAGTCTTGTTTtgcatactttattttttatatcacaaGTTTCCTCTCCGAATTCAGTCCTCCGCAGGTCGTGACCCCGAGAACATCCGGATCTCCCAAACCAGCCAGTGAGGGCAGCAGCAGCACAGACTGTGTGACTATACAGGTAACAGACACCAGATGCACTGTTCAATGTATGTTAGTTCCCACAATACTGGCAAATAAGGTAGGCTGCTTTATATGAACAACCCATGAGATGAATAGTGATAATGGTTTTTAAAGTCTAATGAACTTTAATTATGACAAATTGCAATGGTGATTAGTCTCATGGTTTTATGTATATGCTCATAAGTGTTTACGCACTCAATAATCAAGCTAACAAAATCTCCTTTTACACTACTGGTCAAGAGTTTTTAATAATTCAGATTTTAGaatgtctttgaaagaagtctcttatgctcacctatatttgtttgatcaaaaagacagtaaaacagtcatattgtgcagtattatttcaatttaaaataactgttttctattttaacatagtttatattatataatataataataatttttgaatgatttctgaaggatcatgtgacactgaagactggagtaatgaggctgaaaattcagctttgcatcacggaaagaacttttaacatacattcaaacaaaatacatttacttcaAATTGTTATCAAATTTCACAACattgatgtttttactgtattttgtgatgaaatgatgagcATTTAAGAgacttatataataattatataatttgcttgtaataatttaaaatgtgcatGGTAAAAATACATTAGAACGgtagaaaatacataaaatacaggcAACAGTAAATACATGTTCACTTTCAACaatgattaaacatttaaataatggtGCATATTGTTAGCAGTGTGGTTTATAGTAGGATTATTAATTTACAGTACACTTTATATTGTTGTACATTAAACAGTTTTGTTTCTGTCACTAGAAGTCCAGTGAAACATCTGGTTCCTGAAGCTACTGATTTAAGGCAAGTAAGGCATGTAAATGATACACTCACACAGTCTCTGCTCTGTTTCAGTCGGATGAGAATGAGAGGCGAGTGAGTGCTGAATGGGTGTGGGATTGGTCAAGTCGGCCAGAAAACCTCCCGCCCAAgtaagattaaatttttttatgtctttttaaatcattttagtcTCTTCAGTTCACCTTCAAGTTTAGGTTATATAGATGGTTGATATATAGACAGTAAATCATTAGTTAATGTATCAAGTCTGTAAAGACCAGAGTTTTTTAAGCAGGGGTTTGTAATATTTGGTGGAAACTGCTGAGGATCTGtgtaattatatcatataaattaaatCACATAAATTATGGCATATAAATCAAAAATATGtcacttactgacctcaaacttttgaatagtagtatatttttcttttgtttcacaGTACTGAGAATTTGGATGTATGAGCTTAATTTCCTtgaaaatgcaaaatatataacgcaaaaatattaatttaatttctattttttttcttttgattttgttaTGCAATATTGGTTGTCACAATAATGAAACAAATCTCAGAGGATGGTTCATGTACTTCATTTGAGCTACGTAGCTTCATTAGACTGGAAAACATTTTGAACAGGCAATaataaagtttttctttttgCACATGAGGGCAGTTTGCAGTCCTAGATAAAACTATGCTAATTAAGGATGCAAATATGTCATGAGTACAATATGGCATGGGAGAAAATAAACGAGGTGTTCTTGTGTGCTGATTGTGTCCTTTCAGAATAACAGAGCGATTCGCCCTCTGTTAGCCCTGCATACCTCTCTTTAATTTCTCAGAGATGATTATTTAGTCATCACAAAAATATAACTTGTGCACCACACCATGAGTCAGCAAATCTGAGCCTCGCGTGTCTAGCGTTTAATGAGTGGATGAGTTTGCTCTCAAGAGGAAAACTTCAAAATTATTACAGCTAAAACCTTGtcagaaaactttttgaattgcAACGTTTAATGGTGTAGGACTGCAGGTGTTAGCAATACAGACTGCTCCAATATCATGATGCTATTAAAAGCAAAATGCTTTGCTTTGTCAGTGTCAGTTTTTATGTCGAGTCATATACTTGTCATGCCCCTTGTGTTTTGATCCCCATGTGCTCCCCATGACCCAGTTTCTCCAGTGTTTGATTGTGTCCATTCATTTCAGGTGTTTCTTGTCAACTTCCTTGTTTGGCTCCTAGTATTTATAACCTAACAGTAAGCGGTGCCCCTTCTCTccatgtttttgtttctgttttttttttgtgttttgttttctgtacTCCCTCTCCCGTGATCATGGTTTACCGCTCTGGCTCGGAAGGATCTTCCCTTTGTGGAATTTTCCCAGGAATTCTGCTGGCTCACAGCAACCACAGCTTTGACTGCCACAATGTTAAATTCTAGAATTCTGTTCTAGATTGCTGCTCAAGATAGGGGCCAATTACCATCGCCCCGTGGAACTCCTAGACACCACTAGAATGAGCTAGAGGGAAGGTATCTGGGGAGTGTCTGGCCCCGATTCAGAACCAGTCTGCCATCAAGCCCTCTGGCCATTCCATAGTCTTGACCACCAGCCCACCATCGTCAAGTCCGTCTGCTGTTCCATTGTTAAACACACCAGCCGATTCACCCCCAAACCCTCCGCTGACAGCAGCTCACCTTTTACCAAAAatggagtatgaggagaaaaaGACTGTAGGCTCCAGCCCCAGTGTCctctccagtgtcggctccagcccctgagttttctccagtgtcggctccagcccctgagttttctccagtgtcggctccagcccctgagttTTCTCCattgtcggctccagcccctgagtcctgtccagtgtcagctccagcccctgAGTCAGCTCCAGTGTCAACTCCAGCTCCTGAATcggctccagtgtcggctccagcccctgagtcaGCTCCAGTGTCAactccagcccctgagtccatTTCAGTCacggctccagcccctgagtctgCTCCAGTGTCGTCTCCAGCCCCTGAGTcggctccagtgtcggctccagcccctgagtctgctccagtgtcggctccagcccttAAGTctgctccagtgtcggctccagcccctgagtctgctccagtgtcggctccagcccctgagtctgctcagtgttttgttttctgtACTCCCTCTCCCGTGATCATGGTTTACCGCTCTGGCTCGGAAGGATCTTCCCTTTGTGGAATTTTCCCAGGAATTCTGCTGGCTCACaggctccagcccctgagtctgCTCTGCTTTTTGTGGCTtcgttctaggaatgtgacagctgtagcacttttcctgaagacgtctgagtgtggtaactcttgatgcgctgactctggcttcagtccactccttgcaaaactctcccaagttcttgaatctgcttttccggacaatcttcccaaggctgtggtcatccctgttgcttgtgcaccttttcctaccacactttttccttccagtcaactttatataaatatattttgatacagccagccctttcagcaatgaccttctgtggcttaacctccttgtggagggtgttgatgattgtcttctggacaactgtcaagtcagtagtctttcccataattgtggttgcatgttctaaactagcccaagaggtacccagtatttatactccaAATtgatcaaactaatcaagctcattatggaatattctaattttttgagatactaagttttttaattttccttAGCTGTAAGTCATGacaatcagaattaaaaaaattatgcaatgaatctagaatagaaagtttacttttttaattaaattacaaaaaaaagaccttttccatgaaattcaaaatttttaaaatgcacctgtatacattatatatatatatatatatatatatatatatatatatatatatacagaaatatcTATATATTATATTGCTGAATGACCCTGAAGAgaccctctctctttctgtctttaggGGGTTTGTGTTTCATCACCCAAAGCAGTCCAGCTCTGAGGTGACTGAGGTGATGAAGAAGGGTTTGTTTTCCTCAGACGTGCTCCTCATCCTCCTGCCCTCTCTGATCGCCTCACACGCTTTGACACTGGGTCTGGGGTGAGACTTATGTCATATTTCCTCAtatctaacattttattttttaatatcattGACTGCACAGGAAGCATGTGCGGTCAGTTTTCATCAAATGTGTCAATGAGATTTATCTTTGTATGAATAGTTTGTATATATTGTGAATGGGTCATTCCTGGTATGCGGTAACATTTTGGCTTTATAAGTGTTGGAAAAAAGTTacatgatttttatgttttttgcatTCTACCAAAATAGTGACATGTTTAACTATTAGGAATGTATATTGGTCAAGCTCGGGGACTCAAAAAATAATAGTTATAGGTAGATTGTTCAGACACTGGCGATGAAAATATTCCACCTTGTTAGGGTCATATAGATAGTTATCACAGcatgttaataatataaatattaaacaataatgAGCTTTTCTTGGATAGTATATGTCCCTTAtgcctcttttttattttaaaaacaataacaaaacaattattgatAAATAGAATGTCTTAATTGTTAAGAACAGGTACTTTTTGTGTCAATGGTTGCCAATAGGGTTGTAAATAAGATTTCCTTTGGGACACAAATAATAGTTATGTGGTTCCTTATCACAATCAATCATGGTGGCAGAACAATTATCTGTTCAGATGGCTagagaaataattacaaattagagaggacagacagacatcaattattttttatttatatttgattaaaaataaagatgttataaATCATTTGGATTAACTAGATTAACAAACAACCACAAAAACCATCACAAGAAGGAACAGTAATGGACAGCGATGCCATATTTAATGGTTATTATTATGATGATAATTGTGATGGAAAAAaatggatgctgcgttaattgtattaaatattgtaatatttccaCGCTCAGCATAGTGGGTGGTCTTTTTTTTTGCCTCCAAGATCGAGTTCTTAACCAGTGACCCGGGAGCTTAAGGGGTTTTTGCAcagtatcttatatatatatataaatgtatttgctatGTAGGCCTACACTAAATACTATTTATTCTATTAGAATTTTGAGCTAAGTTAGCCATAGCTCATTGAGTGATCAACATTTAGCTAGCTAACCTTCTACAGGTTAACAGAACTTTTATAactatgcaaatttttttttacatttttttgatagTACAAACATTCTTCATAATATAGCCTAACAGGGCGGAACTTTAAGGGTGGGACAAGCAGGATAACAtttcaaaaactgtaaaaaaaaaaagttaggagTGAGAGTTGAAGCTTACCTCAGTTTGAACAGATGAATTCCAATGGGAAAAATTAATTATGTCGCTTCTATAAAATGGTCTCAATGAAATTGCAGTCAGTTTTGGAAGGCAAGAAAGTATGTACTAACAGGGTGGAAAATGACTTCAGGGATATGGTAATTgaagaaaattgtaaaaaaaaaaaaaacaacaactatattttcacatgatttatatatatatgaatagagGCAGTTTAGCCTAGTctatgaaataattaaaacaaatttagattttttaaaaatcattttatggTTTATATTTCCTTTAGAAGTTGATTACTTTGCACTGAGGACATAATAAAACTGAATGCATATGTCAATgaaaaggtgtgtaaaatatttataatttctattatCCCTGTATAAGTAATAAAGAAGACCTAAATACACAATTTAAGCCATATCTTATGACTCATTTTagagaaaatatgattaaataaatcattggGATATAAAAGTCACTGAATAACAGGAATGACCCGTATATATTGTGTGTCCCTGCTTAAGGCCGGGATCCTGACGCAGCCACTATGCCTGGTTTGCAATAAATTACAGACAACTGAGAAATGTTTGTGCTGTTTAGACactctaaaatgttttattgagcTATACAAATTTAATGTTTGATTTCCATTTTCATTAAAAGCATTAATGTTACCCAAAAAAGAGCATAAATAAAACCTCTTAAGCTGTCTGACAGGTTTCTAAAAGATGactaattctttctttctttctttctttctttctttctcagaatTTACATAGGGAAACGGTTGGCCTCCTCCTCCACCAGCACACTGTGACATGTGACATTTGGCAGCTCACTGATTGGCTGAGGATGCTGCCATTAGCACTGTAGCCCAATCACTGCTCTTTTCTCCTTCTGTGATGGACAACAGCCTCTTCTGCCTCTGTCTGTGTTTGTCCTGTttcaccacaaaaccagtctgtcTGTGTCGCTTTCTCTGTCTCCACTTATAAACAGAGGACATATCATGAGGAATCAAACTGTGCTTGATATTTTTAGATAAAAGAGCCTGATGTTCTATGACAGTACATGTTTCAGAATGATATTCAAAAGCTCTAACATCTTTTTCTGAACTCTGAAGacctaaatttaagatttatgtatttgattTGCATATACAAGAATGATATACATGTTCAAAAGCTATAACAACTTATTCTGAACTCTGAAGACCtacatttaagatttatgtatttgattTGCATATacaatttgcattattttaaacatattgtgatgcttttTAAATGACCAGCGTCATATATTTATAATCTATAAATCCAATTTGGTTCAGTCTCATACATTTGAACTAAATGAATACCGCTTATTCCACAGCTagccatattttaaccatgtttatattttttaactgaataaatgtaattgttttgaCAGTGAACGGTTTATGCTGATTCTAAGCAATTCtaacaaatgcattttgaaaatatgattgtTTAAGTGAAACATGATTAAGTGCAGATTTTATACCTGTTTCTTAGCCATTTCATTACATTAGGTTTATTAGTTTATATCAGATTCTGTGTAATCCAAATGGATggaaattttatatgcaattcaaatacgTAAATATAAAGggtcctattttaacgatctaaactcaaaagtgtaaagcgcacggcgctggtgcactcagggcgtgtccaaatccacttttgctattttaacgacagacAAACAGTCCGTGGGCCGGGGCGCATAAGTAATGGGCGaaacgttcaataaaccaatcagagtgtcatctcccattccctttaagagcgagatgcacTCGCgccatggcggaatttgttggcggatagctgaacgcttctcaagcgaagacaCCGATCTGCTCGTGCGTGAAGTTAAAGcgcgcgagcagatcatctacgggacaagcaggcgTCCACCAAAGCTCCGCGCGAttagtcagttaatatatatgtgtgtgtattggcacaattgttcaattaattagccaatttcattcatcattataagtagtaataggctgaattggaaataggtagcctaattctaatatgCAATGACTACCCatcattacttttttatatttatgtagcctacacaataatattcttttgtttgtaatatttggcaggtttgtgtgatgtgcatccatccctgtgtgtaataagcaaagtcaatgcGCACTGTAGACCTGCCCAggggcgcattttctaccaacctcgctctttaaataacaaaacaatattgcgccattgactttagactttagaacAGGTCTGAGTTGGTCTTTgacgcagtctattttcagctccttaaaatagcaatgtgccagcaatgtgcctgaacacacctctttttttagaccagcacgcccatgggcgcacaaatgggcgcaaatgcattttctaattaaacgacgtggtgctggattggaaaatgcgaacggcgccggactgaaactagagAATACACTTgagctgcgccttgcgtcgcattgcgccgggtgtatgatagggccctaaatGTAGGGCTAACTATTTCTTATGTCAGACTGATTAATAAGTTACCACATGACTGACCAAATTTAGATATTCTATACATTTTTGTGTGGtcaaaatgttaatgtaaagaaaatttaaattgtttttggtGCAAAAAAGTAAAAGTGGAGCTCAGGGAGAACTTTATgtatgatatgacccctttaaccaaGAGTCTTTTTAAGacaaaactgtccctttaaatctatTTGTAGTTGTTTCTCTAGTCCATAAAGGACTGTGTCCACATGTGTGTCAGGTCTTATTACAGGGAACACAGAAACAGTAATACACTGAAGCTGAAAGAGTGTAGAGGAGGAAACTAACAGTGAgtgaaacaaaacatttattattttacatctaAATCAAATTCAAGTCGTGCATTCAGTTTAAGACCGTTTCAGTCATGTATAGGGTATGACTGAATCCTTTCATTTGTGTGGAGCAAAGTAATGTGAAAAATCTAATTTTGCAGTAACGTGTTTGGGATATAGATTCATCTCATGTTGTAATGTGAAGGTAACTGGAGTTCACCAGGTTATCTGGTCAGATTAATCTCATTTGTAACATCTCAACCACAATAAATGTCACTCTTATCACCTTCTGCTTGGTCTGGTGTGTAAAAATTAATCTAGATGTAGATCTGTTGAAAATATAGCCTATATGAGGGTTTCCtctataattttcattaaaagcATTAATGTTACCCAAAAAAGAGCATAAATAAAACCTCTTAAGCTGTCTGACAGGTTTCTAAAAGATGactaattctttctttctttctttctttctttctcagaatTTACATAGGGAAACGGTTGGCCTCCTCCTCCACCAGCACACTGTGACATGTGACATTTGGCAGCTCACTGATTGGCTGAGGATGCTGCCATTAGCACTGTAGCCCAATCACTGCTCTTTTCTCCTTCTGTGATGGACAACAGCCTCTTCTGCCTCTGTCTGTGTTTGTCCTGTttcaccacaaaaccagtctgtcTGTGTCGCTTTCTCTGTCTCCACTTATAAACAGAGGACATATCATGAGGAATCAAACTGTGCTTGATATTTTTAGATAAAAGAGCCTGATGTTCTATGACAGTACATGTTTCAGAATGATATTCAAAAGCTCTAACATCTTTTTCTGAACTCTGAAGacctaaatttaagatttatgtatttgattTGCATATACAAGAATGATATACATGTTCAAAAGCTATAACAACTTATTCTGAACTCTGAAGACCtacatttaagatttatgtatttgattTGCATATacaatttgcattattttaaacatattgtgatgcttttTAAATGACCAGCATCATATATTTATAATCTATAAATCCAATTTGGTTCAGTCTCATACATTTGAACTAAATGAATACCGCTTATTCCACAGCTagccatattttaaccatgtttatattttttaactgaataaatgtaattgttttgaCAGTGAATGGTTTATGCTGATTCTAAGCAATtcaaacaaatgcattttgaaaatatgattgtTTAAGTGAAACATGATTAAGTGCAGATTTTATACCTGTTTCTTAGCCATTTCATTacattaagtttattagtttatatCAGATTCTGTGTAATCCAAATGGATggaaattttatatgcaattcaaatacgTAAATATAAAGggtcctattttaacgatctaaactcAAAAGTGTAAAACGCACGGCGctggtgcactcagggcgtgtccaaatccacttttgctattttaacgacagacAAACAGTCCGTGGGCCGGGGCGCATAAGTAATGGGCGaaacgttcaataaaccaatcagagtgtcatctcccattccctttaagagcgagatgcacTCGCgccatggcggaatttgttggcggatagctgaacgcttctcaagcgaagacaCCGATCTGCTCGTGCGTGAAGTTAAAGcgcgcgagcagatcatctacgggacaagcaggcgTCCACCAAAGCTCCGCGCGAttagtcagttaatatatatgtgtgtgtattggcacaattgttcaattaattagccaatttcattcatcattataagtagtaataggctgaattggaaataggtagcctaattctaatatgCAATGACTACCCatcattacttttttatatttatgtagcctacacaataatattcttttgttTGTACTATTTGGCAGGTTTGTGTGATGTGCAtccatccctgtgtgtaataagcaaagtcaatgcGCACTGTAGACCTGCCCAggggcgcattttctaccaacctcgctctttaaataacaaaacaatattgcgccattgactttagactttagaacAGGTCTGAGTTGGTCTATGACGCAgtttattttcagctccttaaaatagcaatgtgccagcaatgtgcctgaacacacctctttttttagaccagcacgcccatgggcgcacaaatgggcgcaaatgcattttctaattaaacgacgtggtgctggattggaaaatgcgaacggcgccggactgaaactagagAACACACTTgagctgcgccttgcgtcgcattgcgccgggtgtatgatagggccctaaatGTAGGGCTAACTATTTCTTATGTCAGACTGATTAATAAGTTACCACATGACTGACCAAATTTAGATATTCTATACATTTTTGTGTGGtcaaaatg
Above is a window of Carassius carassius chromosome 4, fCarCar2.1, whole genome shotgun sequence DNA encoding:
- the LOC132131629 gene encoding BCL2/adenovirus E1B 19 kDa protein-interacting protein 3-like, whose product is MAQSPDDALNGSWVELEGLVASASQTEADSGAQDSPASLLQGELERILLEAQLECERSSQTESPPQVVTPRTSGSPKPASEGSSSTDCVTIQSDENERRVSAEWVWDWSSRPENLPPKITERFALFLTTSPPSSSPSAVPLLNTPADSPPNPPLTAAHLLPKMEYEEKKTVGSSPSVLSSPLSPVQCQLQPLSQLQCQLQLLNRLQCRLQPLSQLQCQLQPLSPFQSRLQPLSLLQCRLQPLSRLQGFVFHHPKQSSSEVTEVMKKGLFSSDVLLILLPSLIASHALTLGLGIYIGKRLASSSTSTL